Proteins encoded together in one Myxocyprinus asiaticus isolate MX2 ecotype Aquarium Trade chromosome 9, UBuf_Myxa_2, whole genome shotgun sequence window:
- the LOC127446516 gene encoding volume-regulated anion channel subunit LRRC8D-like, which yields MFTLTEVASLNDIQPTYRILKPWWDVFMDYLGVVMLMLAIFAGTMQLTKDQVVCLPVLESWEDPNSMPTVRQPEKDFGSGMGGGHVTLAAAPLASKEQTDRVVHQIHFPHQSAARHPEPTGLRTNLDFQQYVFVNQMCYHVALPWYSKYFPYLALIHTIVLMVSSNFWFKYPKTSSKIEHFVSILGKCFESPWTTKALSETACEDSEENKQRLTGASTLPKHLSTSSEEGSPNQSTPMLAKSSIKFSAEKPVIEVPSMTILDKKDGEQAKALFEKVRKFRAHVEDSDLIYKLYVAQTIIKTVKFILILCYTMTFVTSINFDHDCEPDIKHLTGYTKFKCTHNMAFMLKKLLVSYIVLIFVYGLVCIYTLFWLFRRPLKEYSFEKVREESSFSDIPDVKNDFAFLLHMVDQYDQLYSKRFGVFLSEVSENKLREISLNHEWTFEKLRQHVTRNAQDKLELHLFMLSGVPDAVFDLTDLEVLKLELIPEARITAKISQMVNLHELHFYHCPAKVEQTAFSFLRDHLRCLHVKFTDVAEIPTWVYMLKNLRELYLVGNLNSENNKMIGLESLRDLRHLKILHLKSNLTKIPTNITDLSPHLIKLVVHNDGTKLVVLNSLKKMMNLAELELHNCELERIPHAIFSLTNLQELDLKSNHIRTIEEVISFQHLKRLNCLKLWHNKIISIPLSISHVKNLEFLYLSHNKLETLPTTLFNLLKLRYLDVSHNSIVVIPPEVGFLQNLQHFAITGNKVEVVPKQLFKCTKLRNLSLGHNCIALLPEKIGQLLQLTHLELKGNCLDRLPAQLGQCRLLRRNGLIVEDHLYDSLPLEVKDSISQETNATFANGV from the coding sequence ATGTTTACCCTCACAGAAGTTGCCTCTCTAAATGACATCCAGCCAACTTATCGGATACTGAAACCATGGTGGGACGTCTTTATGGATTACCTGGGTGTGGTCATGCTGATGCTCGCCATATTTGCCGGAACCATGCAGTTAACCAAAGATCAGGTGGTTTGCCTTCCAGTTCTGGAATCGTGGGAAGACCCGAACTCCATGCCCACGGTAAGGCAACCAGAGAAAGATTTTGGCTCAGGGATGGGAGGAGGCCATGTAACATTGGCAGCTGCCCCTTTGGCAAGTAAAGAACAAACCGACAGGGTTGTCCACCAAATACACTTCCCACACCAGTCTGCTGCAAGGCATCCTGAGCCTACGGGTCTACGAACAAACCTGGATTTTCAGCAGTATGTCTTTGTTAATCAGATGTGCTACCATGTTGCCCTCCCATGGTATTCAAAGTACTTTCCATATCTCGCTCTTATTCACACCATTGTACTCATGGTAAGCAGTAACTTTTGGTTCAAGTATCCAAAGACCAGTTCCAAAATTGAACATTTTGTGTCTATTTTGGGTAAGTGTTTTGAGTCCCCTTGGACGACCAAAGCATTGTCTGAGACAGCCTGTGAAGACTCAGAAGAGAATAAGCAGCGATTGACAGGAGCATCTACATTACCAAAGCATCTTTCCACCAGCAGTGAAGAGGGAAGTCCAAATCAGTCCACACCCATGCTTGCAAAATCTAGCATTAAGTTTTCTGCAGAGAAGCCAGTCATTGAAGTTCCAAGCATGACTATACTTGATAAAAAGGATGGCGAGCAAGCTAAAGCCCTTTTTGAGAAAGTGAGGAAGTTCCGTGCACATGTTGAGGACAGTGACTTGATCTACAAACTTTATGTTGCTCAAACtataataaaaacagtaaaatttATTCTGATTCTGTGTTACACCATGACATTTGTCACCTCCATTAATTTTGACCATGACTGTGAGCCAGATATTAAACATTTAACTGGATACACCAAATTTAAATGTACGCATAACATGGCTTTCATGTTGAAAAAGCTTCTTGTAAGCTACATTGTCCTCATTTTTGTTTATGGCTTGGTTTGCATTTATACTCTTTTTTGGCTGTTTAGGCGGCCTCTTAAGGAGTATTCATTTGAGAAAGTTAGAGAGGAAAGCAGTTTTAGTGATATTCCAGATGTGAAGAATGACTTTGCTTTTCTACTTCACATGGTGGACCAGTATGACCAGTTGTACTCTAAACGTTTTGGTGTCTTTCTCTCAGAGGTAAGTGAGAATAAACTGCGGGAAATCAGCTTAAACCACGAGTGGACATTCGAGAAACTACGGCAACATGTGACTCGCAATGCACAGGATAAGCTTGAGCTGCATCTTTTCATGCTCTCAGGTGTGCCTGATGCAGTCTTTGACCTCACTGATTTAGAGGTCCTGAAACTAGAGCTCATTCCAGAGGCTCGTATTACAGCAAAAATTTCCCAGATGGTCAACCTCCACGAGTTGCACTTTTACCACTGCCCCGCCAAAGTCGAACAGACTGCATTCAGTTTCCTCCGCGATCACCTCCGGTGCCTTCACGTCAAGTTTACAGACGTAGCAGAGATTCCCACTTGGGTTTATATGCTGAAGAACTTGAGAGAGCTCTACTTGGTTGGAAACCTGAACTCAGAGAATAACAAAATGATTGGATTGGAGTCCCTCAGGGATCTGAGGCATCTAAAGATTCTACATCTCAAGAGCAACCTTACCAAGATCCCGACTAACATTACAGACTTATCACCCCATCTGATCAAACTTGTGGTGCACAATGATGGTACTAAACTCGTGGTATTAAATAGCTTGAAAAAGATGATGAACCTTGCTGAGCTTGAGCTCCATAATTGTGAACTGGAGAGGATACCACATGCAATTTTTAGTTTGACCAATCTACAGGAGTTGGACTTGAAATCGAACCATATTCGTACCATCGAAGAGGTCATCAGCTTCCAGCACCTCAAAAGGCTTAACTGCCTAAAACTGTGGCACAATAAAATTATCTCCATTCCATTGTCCATAAGTCATGTCAAAAACCTAGAGTTCCTCTATCTGTCCCATAACAAACTAGAGACCTTGCCTACTACTCTGTTTAATCTTCTTAAATTGAGATACCTGGATGTCAGTCATAACTCCATTGTAGTGATTCCCCCAGAGGTGGGTTTTCTTCAGAATCTACAGCACTTTGCCATCACAGGAAATAAAGTTGAAGTGGTTCCCAAGCAGCTTTTCAAATGCACAAAGTTGCGCAACTTGTCCCTTGGGCACAACTGCATTGCTTTGCTGCCAGAGAAAATTGGCCAGTTGTTGCAGCTGACTCATCTTGAACTGAAGGGGAACTGCCTGGATCGCCTGCCGGCACAGCTTGGGCAGTGTCGACTTTTGCGCCGAAACGGTCTCATTGTGGAGGACCACCTGTATGATTCACTGCCCCTAGAGGTCAAAGACAGCATCAGTCAGGAAACCAATGCTACCTTTGCTAACGGAGTGTGA
- the znf326 gene encoding DBIRD complex subunit ZNF326, giving the protein MFPSSAENSGKCYSQPLFGSFLSSEPVETNGSDRYGAYESFRLGSLSTEDAERIYDNSNGGCSDTYLSTWSSDVMADWDRPYLMSSQRSRSPFSDSSRESQYSTSDSSSLYSPIHSRPAAIGSRGRDMHPYIQRNYRGRGAVVPEASGQGVGCSSQNPSIHIDRYYSNSAALVFRGTKRKMMEPVPPCKLVKRKRIVRAARSTSSSVGKYCTGQLVDGCIFPDNKKTDGKHVDGKKVRAREKRRRRREKNHEKYGDKHRWAFTCAFCKFHTFEDKDIENHFGSTYHRETLDYIRRQARFDDKVISFLHDCMVHKFHKTVSTLHKLKSSCGHSKDEWAKIMEGVTDDDYMRRMEVVYCVACDTHIPVVFSSVQQHLHSFTHLKSKEAYKEQLKRDSVITAKAIINNDNVKVCYEKYMKGEDPFAADAKDKSSDSQDQDRSDEAEEDDSENSVS; this is encoded by the exons ATGTTCCCATCATCAGCTGAAAATTCAG GGAAATGCTACAGTCAGCCATTATTTGGATCGTTTCTGTCCTCTGAGCCTGTTGAGACCAATGGCTCTGACAG ATATGGAGCCTATGAATCTTTTAGACTTGGGTCCTTGAGCACTGAAGATGCAGAGAGAATATATGATAATTCCAACGGAGGGTGCAGTGACACCTATTTATCCACCTGGTCTTCAGATGTCATGGCTGACTGGGACAGGCCctacctcatgtcatcccagaggTCAAGATCTCCATTTTCAGACAGCAGCAGAGAGAGTCAATACTCTACATCCGACTCCTCTAGCCTTTATTCTCCCATCCATTCAAGGCCAGCGGCGATTGGCTCACGGGGCAGAGACATGCACCCATACATTCAAAGAAACTACCGTGGAAGAGGTGCTGTTGTACCTGAGGCTAGTGGACAAGGTGTAGGA TGCTCCAGTCAGAATCCCTCTATTCATATAGATAGATACTACTCAAACTCGGCTGCTCTAGTGTTTCGAGGGACCAAGAGGAAGATGATGGAACCAGTGCCTCCATGCAAGTTGGTTAAAAGAAAGAGGATAGTCAGAGCAGCTCGCAGCACAAGCAGCAGTGTGGGTAAGTACTGTACTGGACAACTTGTG GATGGTTGCATTTTTCCAGATAACAAAAAAACAGATGGAAAGCATG TGGATGGTAAGAAAGTTCGAGCCAGAGAGAAACGGAGAAGACGACGGGAAAAGAATCATGAAAAATACGGAGATAAACACAG GTGGGCTTTTACATGTGCTTTCTGTAAATTCCACACGTTTGAAGACAAAGACATTGAGAATCACTTTGGAAGCACATATCACAGAGAGACTCTTGACTATATACGACGGCAAGCCAGATTTGATGACAAGGTCATCAGTTTTTTGCAT GATTGCATGGTTCACAAGTTTCATAAAACTGTCTCTACTCTACACAAACTAAAGTCTTCTTGTGGACACAGCAAAGACGAGTGGGCAAAAATAATGGAAG GGGTGACAGATGATGATTACATGAGGAGAATGGAGGTGGTTTACTGTGTTGCATGTGACACTCACATTCCTGTGGTTTTCAGCTCTGTACAGCAGCATCTTCATTCTTTCACTCACCTCAAGAGCAAAGAG GCCTACAAAGAGCAGTTAAAAAGAGACAGCGTGATCACAGCCAAAGccataataaataatgataatgtgAAGGTGTGCTACGAGAAATACATGAAg ggAGAAGACCCGTTTGCAGCTGATGCCAAAGACAAAAGTTCTGATTCGCAAGATCAAGATAGATCTGATGAAGCAGAGGAAGATgattcagaaaacagtgtctcttAA